Proteins encoded within one genomic window of Lysinibacillus louembei:
- the asnB gene encoding asparagine synthase (glutamine-hydrolyzing), whose translation MCGIAGIVNFQQVLKDTQQIQHMTDVLAHRGPDAQAIWTEQHVQLGHRRLAVIDVAGGAQPMTKMHYTIVYNGELYNTEELRQTLIARGYTFTTTSDTEVLLCAFIEWKEHCVEHLNGIFAFAVWDANEQSIYLFRDRLGVKPLFYTESMEGLLFGSEIKALLAHQAVRPIVTYEGLTAFLSIGPSRKPGTTVFKNIMELPPAHALRFNQNGIASWCYWDVTSKEHTDTLEQTIEHVRELTTDAIQRQLVSDVPLCTLLSGGLDSSIITAVAAQTLKDQLHTYSIDYEDNEQFFAKNDFQTTRDGYWINIMSQQFNTVHHEVIVKQEQLVAYLRQALQGKDYPSMVDIDSSLVLFGQEIKKDFTVALSGECADELFGGYPWFYNATPYFPWIRSSDERAQLLQEHWQKKLPLKDYLQQTYDDEIKKIPVTDKRQQLFYLNRQYFMQTLLERKDRMTMAAGLEVRVPFADHRLVDYVWNIPWEMKTIGGLEKGILRKSFEGILPQEVLYRKKNPYPKTYHPKYTNGVKKILQQRLENQNSILHELFDAQKLQELIQSSGSSFKVPWFGQLMAGPQLLAFLVQIDMWFEEYNIELVEH comes from the coding sequence ATGTGTGGAATTGCGGGTATCGTTAACTTTCAGCAAGTGCTGAAGGATACGCAGCAAATACAGCATATGACGGATGTTTTAGCACATCGAGGTCCTGATGCACAGGCAATTTGGACGGAGCAGCATGTGCAGCTTGGTCACAGGCGCTTAGCGGTCATTGACGTAGCAGGCGGTGCGCAGCCTATGACAAAAATGCATTACACAATTGTTTATAATGGTGAGCTTTATAATACCGAGGAGCTGCGTCAAACATTAATTGCACGAGGCTACACATTTACAACGACATCAGATACTGAAGTTTTACTATGCGCATTTATCGAATGGAAAGAGCACTGTGTAGAGCATCTCAATGGCATTTTTGCCTTTGCGGTGTGGGATGCAAATGAGCAATCTATTTATTTATTCCGCGACCGATTAGGGGTAAAGCCTTTATTTTATACAGAAAGTATGGAAGGCTTATTATTTGGCTCTGAAATAAAAGCATTATTAGCACATCAAGCAGTTCGCCCAATTGTAACGTATGAAGGATTAACAGCATTTTTAAGTATCGGTCCTTCGAGGAAGCCTGGTACAACAGTATTTAAAAATATCATGGAATTACCACCTGCCCATGCATTGCGATTCAATCAAAATGGTATTGCAAGTTGGTGTTATTGGGATGTAACGAGCAAGGAGCATACGGATACGCTGGAGCAGACAATTGAGCATGTACGAGAGCTAACTACAGACGCAATTCAACGTCAATTAGTGAGCGATGTGCCCCTTTGTACGCTCTTATCCGGTGGACTCGATTCAAGTATTATTACGGCAGTTGCAGCGCAAACATTAAAGGACCAACTTCATACGTACTCAATCGATTATGAGGATAATGAGCAGTTTTTTGCGAAAAATGATTTTCAAACGACGCGTGATGGCTATTGGATTAATATTATGAGTCAGCAATTTAATACGGTGCATCATGAAGTTATTGTTAAACAGGAGCAGTTAGTTGCTTATTTAAGGCAGGCATTGCAAGGTAAGGATTATCCGAGTATGGTCGATATTGATAGCTCGCTTGTATTGTTTGGGCAAGAAATTAAAAAGGATTTCACTGTTGCCTTATCTGGGGAATGTGCAGATGAGTTGTTTGGAGGGTATCCTTGGTTTTACAATGCTACGCCATACTTCCCTTGGATTCGTTCAAGTGATGAGCGAGCACAGCTGCTGCAAGAGCATTGGCAAAAAAAATTGCCATTAAAGGATTATTTGCAGCAAACATACGATGATGAAATTAAGAAAATACCTGTAACGGATAAAAGGCAGCAGCTCTTTTACTTGAATCGCCAATACTTTATGCAAACTTTATTAGAGCGTAAAGATCGAATGACGATGGCAGCAGGCTTAGAGGTGCGAGTACCTTTTGCAGATCATCGCCTTGTTGACTATGTGTGGAACATACCTTGGGAAATGAAAACAATTGGTGGATTAGAAAAAGGTATATTAAGAAAATCTTTTGAAGGTATTTTACCTCAAGAAGTATTATATCGAAAAAAGAATCCGTACCCTAAAACTTACCATCCTAAATATACAAACGGCGTCAAAAAAATATTGCAACAACGACTAGAAAATCAAAACTCTATTTTGCATGAGTTGTTTGATGCACAAAAATTACAGGAGCTAATTCAATCAAGTGGCTCATCTTTCAAGGTTCCTTGGTTTGGGCAATTAATGGCAGGGCCACAACTGCTCGCCTTTTTGGTTCAAATAGATATGTGGTTTGAGGAATATAACATTGAGCTTGTAGAGCATTAG
- a CDS encoding D-alanyl-D-alanine carboxypeptidase family protein, giving the protein MKSISVLTLAVLLFSMLITVPVAKAETDLGLTVDAAILIDADSGKILYEQNADTSLGIASMTKMMTEYLLLDAINAGTVTWEQEYRVTDYTYKMSQNRALSNVPLRADGTYTIRELYEAMAIYSANAATVAIAETIAGTETEFLKLMNAKAEELGLEGYKFVNSTGLNNTDLFGMHPSGTGAEDENVMSAKSTAKLAYHLLKDHPEVLETSKIAKKTFREGTSDAINMENWNFMLPELVYAYEGVDGLKTGTTTFAGHCFTGTAERNGTRLIAVVMKAVDANGVGSYKARFDATAKLFDYGFGQFTKQELLPANYAFDEQKTVKVTKGKADDVAIATKEPISFMIKTSDKDLYKPVLDLSKKELEAAVEQGTVVGKATLERSEGTDYGFIDGEELTVDVVTTASVERASGISLFFQGIGKFFSNLWGSVTGLFS; this is encoded by the coding sequence ATGAAAAGTATCAGTGTGCTTACGCTGGCGGTTTTGTTATTTAGCATGCTAATAACTGTACCCGTAGCAAAGGCAGAAACTGATTTAGGTTTAACGGTAGACGCAGCGATTTTAATTGACGCAGATTCGGGAAAAATTTTATATGAGCAAAATGCAGACACATCATTAGGAATTGCAAGTATGACGAAGATGATGACAGAGTATTTATTGTTGGATGCAATTAATGCAGGAACAGTGACATGGGAGCAAGAATATCGTGTAACAGACTACACATATAAAATGTCACAAAACCGTGCATTAAGTAATGTACCACTACGAGCAGATGGTACTTATACAATTCGTGAATTGTATGAAGCGATGGCAATTTATTCAGCAAATGCAGCAACAGTGGCGATTGCTGAAACAATTGCAGGTACAGAAACGGAATTTTTAAAATTAATGAATGCAAAGGCAGAAGAGCTTGGGCTCGAAGGCTATAAATTCGTTAACTCTACAGGTTTAAATAATACAGATTTATTCGGCATGCATCCATCTGGTACAGGTGCAGAGGATGAAAACGTTATGTCAGCTAAATCGACAGCGAAATTAGCCTATCATTTGTTAAAAGATCATCCGGAGGTTTTAGAAACATCTAAAATTGCAAAAAAGACATTCCGTGAAGGGACAAGCGATGCAATTAACATGGAAAACTGGAACTTCATGTTGCCAGAGCTTGTATATGCCTATGAAGGCGTAGATGGCTTAAAAACAGGTACTACAACATTTGCTGGTCATTGCTTTACAGGAACAGCAGAGCGTAATGGTACGCGTCTTATTGCTGTTGTCATGAAAGCTGTTGACGCAAACGGCGTAGGCTCTTATAAAGCACGCTTTGATGCAACAGCAAAGCTATTTGATTATGGCTTCGGTCAATTTACAAAACAAGAGCTATTACCTGCTAATTATGCATTTGATGAGCAGAAAACAGTGAAAGTGACGAAAGGAAAGGCAGACGATGTAGCAATTGCTACAAAAGAGCCAATTTCTTTCATGATTAAAACAAGCGATAAGGATTTATACAAACCTGTTCTAGATTTATCCAAAAAAGAGCTAGAGGCAGCAGTGGAACAAGGTACAGTTGTCGGTAAAGCAACATTAGAGCGCTCAGAAGGCACAGATTATGGCTTTATCGATGGAGAGGAACTAACAGTAGATGTTGTGACAACGGCCTCTGTAGAGCGTGCTAGCGGCATTTCACTGTTCTTCCAAGGTATCGGCAAATTCTTCAGCAATTTATGGGGAAGCGTGACAGGGTTATTTAGTTAA
- the guaB gene encoding IMP dehydrogenase — protein sequence MWETKFAKEGLTFDDVLLVPAHSEVLPKDVDLSVQLTPKIKLNIPLISAGMDTVTEAKMAIAMARQGGIGIIHKNMTIDEQAEEVEKVKRSENGVITNPFFLTPEHQVFDAEHLMGKYRISGVPIVNNMDDQKLVGIITNRDLRFISDYALKIDDVMTKEDLITASEGTTLEDAEKILQQYKIEKLPIVDESGKLTGLITIKDIEKVIEFPNAAKDVHGRLLVGAAVGVSSDTMARIAKLVEAQVDIIVIDTAHGHSQGVLNTIKSIREAYPALEIIAGNVATAEGTRALFEAGADVVKVGIGPGSICTTRVVAGVGVPQITAVYDAASVAREYGKAIIADGGIKYSGDIVKALAAGGHVVMLGSLLAGTSESPGETEIFQGRRFKVYRGMGSLGAMEKGSKDRYFQEDAKKLVPEGIEGRLPYKGPLADTIHQLIGGIRAGMGYCGSANLQALREEAQFVRMTGAGLRESHPHNVQITKEAPNYSYQ from the coding sequence ATGTGGGAAACAAAATTTGCTAAAGAAGGATTAACATTTGATGATGTACTATTAGTCCCAGCACATTCTGAAGTATTACCAAAAGACGTGGATTTATCAGTACAATTAACACCAAAAATCAAATTAAATATTCCTTTAATAAGCGCTGGTATGGATACAGTAACAGAAGCGAAAATGGCGATTGCAATGGCACGCCAAGGTGGTATTGGTATTATTCATAAAAATATGACGATTGATGAACAAGCTGAAGAAGTAGAGAAAGTAAAGCGTTCTGAAAATGGCGTTATTACAAATCCATTCTTCTTAACACCAGAGCACCAAGTTTTTGATGCTGAGCATTTAATGGGTAAATACCGCATTTCGGGTGTTCCAATTGTAAACAATATGGACGACCAAAAATTAGTAGGGATTATCACAAACCGTGATTTACGTTTTATTTCGGATTATGCTTTAAAAATTGACGATGTAATGACAAAGGAAGACTTAATTACAGCTTCTGAAGGTACAACATTAGAGGATGCAGAGAAGATTTTACAGCAATATAAAATTGAAAAATTACCAATCGTTGATGAGAGCGGTAAGCTAACGGGGTTAATTACAATTAAAGATATTGAAAAAGTGATTGAATTCCCTAATGCTGCGAAAGACGTTCATGGACGTTTATTAGTAGGAGCCGCAGTAGGTGTTTCAAGCGACACAATGGCTCGTATTGCAAAGCTTGTGGAAGCACAGGTTGATATTATTGTTATTGATACAGCACACGGTCATTCACAAGGTGTATTGAATACAATTAAATCGATTCGCGAGGCTTACCCAGCGCTAGAAATTATTGCTGGAAATGTTGCTACAGCAGAAGGTACACGCGCATTATTTGAAGCTGGTGCTGATGTTGTCAAAGTAGGGATTGGACCAGGTTCAATTTGTACAACACGTGTTGTTGCAGGTGTAGGTGTACCACAAATTACAGCGGTATATGATGCTGCTTCAGTAGCACGTGAATACGGCAAAGCGATTATTGCTGATGGTGGTATTAAGTACTCTGGCGATATCGTAAAAGCGTTAGCTGCTGGTGGACATGTCGTAATGTTAGGCTCTTTATTAGCAGGTACTTCAGAATCACCAGGAGAAACAGAAATCTTCCAAGGACGCCGCTTTAAAGTATACCGTGGTATGGGCTCACTTGGAGCAATGGAAAAAGGTTCAAAAGATCGTTACTTCCAAGAGGATGCGAAAAAATTAGTGCCAGAAGGTATTGAAGGACGTCTTCCATACAAGGGGCCACTTGCAGATACAATTCACCAGTTAATCGGTGGTATTCGCGCAGGTATGGGCTACTGTGGCTCAGCTAATTTACAAGCGTTACGTGAGGAAGCACAGTTTGTTCGCATGACAGGAGCAGGTCTTCGTGAATCACATCCACATAACGTACAAATTACAAAAGAAGCGCCAAATTATTCCTATCAATAA
- a CDS encoding HD-GYP domain-containing protein, whose translation METTHINVKELNVGQMIADNIFANTQYPIISKDTKITYEHLHILDVFNIKLVPVYQETSGKIKAVDTVENNSIQFIERVASFEKAYADAIQQFKKEFFNWESGAKIDMTKIRGMVIPLIEQVLEDRSYIFDLNSYSNPQDYLYHHCIATGLIASIMAQKLGYEKGICIQMAIAGTLADCGMAKIPAKIRDKTSKLTPQEFKEIRQHPVHSFVLVKDLAALKGEMKKAIFQHHERLNGSGYPKGVKNEDISIYSQIIAVADVYHAMTSERLYSEKKATFQVIEMIKESEFGKFDIKVVNALIAIVADLPIGTKVELSNKERAEVMFINKYAPTRPLVKITRTDEIIDLATVRSFYISRVITKNED comes from the coding sequence TTGGAGACTACTCACATAAATGTCAAAGAATTAAATGTAGGACAGATGATAGCAGATAACATATTTGCAAACACGCAATATCCAATTATTTCTAAAGATACAAAGATTACATATGAACATCTACATATACTAGATGTATTTAATATCAAATTAGTTCCTGTATATCAGGAGACTTCAGGAAAAATTAAAGCAGTAGATACTGTTGAAAATAATTCTATACAGTTTATAGAGCGAGTAGCATCCTTTGAAAAAGCTTATGCAGATGCTATTCAACAATTCAAAAAGGAATTTTTCAACTGGGAATCTGGTGCAAAAATTGATATGACGAAAATACGTGGCATGGTCATTCCATTAATTGAACAAGTGCTTGAGGATCGTTCCTATATATTTGATTTAAATAGTTACTCAAATCCCCAAGATTATTTATATCATCATTGTATAGCGACAGGATTGATTGCTTCAATCATGGCGCAAAAGCTAGGGTATGAGAAAGGAATTTGTATTCAAATGGCGATAGCTGGGACATTAGCTGATTGTGGAATGGCTAAAATACCTGCTAAAATTCGTGATAAAACAAGCAAATTGACACCACAGGAATTTAAAGAAATTCGTCAACATCCTGTTCATAGCTTTGTTTTGGTAAAAGATTTAGCTGCATTAAAGGGAGAAATGAAGAAGGCTATCTTCCAACATCATGAAAGATTAAATGGCAGTGGTTATCCAAAGGGAGTTAAGAATGAAGATATTTCGATTTACTCTCAAATTATCGCTGTAGCCGATGTTTATCATGCAATGACAAGTGAACGACTTTATAGTGAGAAAAAAGCTACATTCCAAGTAATAGAGATGATTAAAGAGTCTGAGTTTGGAAAGTTTGATATAAAGGTTGTCAACGCATTAATTGCAATTGTTGCTGATTTGCCAATCGGTACTAAGGTTGAATTATCAAATAAAGAGCGTGCAGAAGTAATGTTTATTAATAAGTATGCACCAACAAGGCCTTTAGTGAAAATTACAAGAACAGATGAAATTATTGATTTAGCAACAGTGCGTTCCTTCTATATATCACGTGTTATTACAAAAAATGAAGACTAG